The genomic region CACTTTTTCCAAGAAGAAAAGCAACCTCATCATACTCAAAACCATAGAAGTCAGAAACCGAAGGCGGGTCTTTAGAAAGTTGCACCTTTACAAGCTCAAAATAAGCACTAGATTTCTTCCTTGAGCCATGAACTTTCCTTCGAATTTTATCCAAAATTCGCTTCTTTATTTCCCTTCTTGCTTTCGTTTCAGACATTTTTTTAAGATAAGTTGGAAATGCATATACTAGAAAACCACTCCCCTTTTCAGGATTTAGAAGCGAGATTCCAGCTCCAAGAAGGTCAGCGGAATATCTCAAATAACCCCAATACTGTCTTAACAAGACTCTCCCGTCAAAAACATCTGCGCGAGATAACACATTGAACGCTGACGCAACGCCATCAATAGTCTTATACTCAATAGGTATGTTCTCATCAACCCACAATTTCAACATATCGCGTGTTTCTTCACACTCAAATACTTTTTTTCTTCCCTCTTCGTAACTCCTTGCCCGGAATATCTCTCTGACCGAATCAAATATATTCCGTCTGCGGTTCCTCTCAGAAGAAAAATTTTTTGCTTCGAGGTCGTTTATCGCACCCCTCAAATCACCATCTGCAAGATTTGCGAGTCTCTGAATATGCTCTCTTTCAATTTCTATGTTCTCCATCCTAGAAATTCTTTCAAGAACCCTAAAAATCGCATTAGAATTTATCTTTTTTAGCTGAACTTTGACGCATTCGTTTCGGATGTTACTAAGCTTCCTTTCATATGCATCCTCAGCAGTGAGAATTATCGGCTGTTGCGCGCTTATAACTATTTTCCTAGCAATATCTAAGAACTCTTCATCTTCACCAAAAACAGCATCCACATCTTCCATCAATATCAACCTTCTTCTTCCAAACAATCCTCCGCACATCCCCAGGGCATCCAAAATTCTGTCTTCTTTCCCCATCCTCCTTATATTGTCTGCTTCAAGCTCAACCAC from Candidatus Anstonellales archaeon harbors:
- a CDS encoding AAA family ATPase is translated as MSFLEKYAPEKLEDIAGNQVALEEIRRWVLLWMKGEAQKPLLIWGPSGSGKSAIVKALAKEFEFEVVELEADNIRRMGKEDRILDALGMCGGLFGRRRLILMEDVDAVFGEDEEFLDIARKIVISAQQPIILTAEDAYERKLSNIRNECVKVQLKKINSNAIFRVLERISRMENIEIEREHIQRLANLADGDLRGAINDLEAKNFSSERNRRRNIFDSVREIFRARSYEEGRKKVFECEETRDMLKLWVDENIPIEYKTIDGVASAFNVLSRADVFDGRVLLRQYWGYLRYSADLLGAGISLLNPEKGSGFLVYAFPTYLKKMSETKARREIKKRILDKIRRKVHGSRKKSSAYFELVKVQLSKDPPSVSDFYGFEYDEVAFLLGKSEAEAKKLFNKTKQGQEG